A segment of the Bacillus licheniformis DSM 13 = ATCC 14580 genome:
ATAGCAGGTGGAGGGTTGTTTATGAAGCATCAGTATGATGTGAAAAAAGAAGAAACTGTTCTTTTTGAGAAGGCGAAAACTAAGATGACTGAATATCTACATAATGAGTACAAAGGTATTGATACTATTACTTATTATGATGATTACTTTATTGATCCAACCGGTGCTATCACCGTTGAAGGATATTTGAACGGTGATAAATCTAAAGAGTTCGACGGTTTATATGATCCGGCGAGTGATAAGATAGGAAGCTCGTCTGTAGATGCAGAAGAAAAATAGCCCACTCAATCGAGTCGGGCCTTTTTCGTATTTATATACTCTTTTTCATACCGCAACGTCGACACTCACGTAGGAAAACGCCATCCTTCACCGAACTTTTAAACAGCGTATAGTCGCAGTTATCGCAGCGCCCGTAATGGACGTCTGGGTACTCTTTATAATCGTATACAATTGACGTATCATAGCCTTTTGTTTCGTAATCCATTCGTCCTCAACCTCCGAATATTAGAATACGATAAATGACCGGCACATTCAACGCCATTCATGGAACGAAGGAATCCGCAACAAACCGTTTTTCGTCTTGAACCGGTGCTTGACGCGGCACCCAATTGGCTCGATGTAGGCGTATTTCTCCGTTTCTTCTACGATTAGCCGCTCCGCATGAAACTTCCGCCGCGCATCATACGGCATAAACTCCATAATGCCGGCATACTGGCCGTCCAGGTACGAAAGAAGCAGCGCATTGTCTTCCTTGCGGAGTCCTGATATCAGAACGTCAGTATATTCGTAGTTAACGATCTTCAGCCAGCGATCTGACCGCTTATTTTCCGCATACGGAGCGTTTGCCTGCTTCATAACGATGCCCTCGATCTTATTTTCGCGGACTAATTCGAAATAATCCGTAGCATGGCCGCGCACGCCCTCGACTATTTTAACGTTAGGATGATCGAGTTTTAGACCGGCCAGCAATTCTTTTCGTTCACTTAGCGGCTTAGACGTAACTGAAACGCCTTCTATCCGCAGGACATCAAAAACGCAAAATACTATCGGATAAAAACTTTTCCGCGACTGGAATCGTTCCATGACGGCCTCAAAATCGCCGGCGCCTGTCGATCCAGGTACGATAAGCTCGCCGTCTAAAATAGTTTCATCCGGTATGTCGAGCGTTAATAGTTCCGGAAATTTAGCGGTGACTTCGTTGTTGTGGCGTGTGTAGAGGCGGATTAAACCGTTATTCCTGGACGCGATCAGACGGATGCCGTCGAATTTGGTTTCCGTGATATAGTCGTCCGAGTTAAACGGCTCCTTTGCGGACTCAAGCAGCATGGGCCAAATAAACAAAAAGAATCACCTCGTTTCAGCGTAGTTACTATAATGATATAGTAAGAGTCCGCCGAGACAAAGCGATTCGGTTGCGGTAAATTATTCCGGCATTTAAACAGTTTGCGTAGGCTTTTCCGGTCTACTTGCCGTTCGCCCTTCGAACGATTTTCCCACGAAATTAAAGCGTAGGAGCCGCCGGAAAGTATTGCTGGTATATTAGGTATCGGCGGCCGCTTAACGCCTGATTTCGTGTGTTATTCGATAACCTTAATCGCCTTAAATCCGCTGCCATTTTCGTACTGATCCTTCGTAAAAGTCACGATGATCCGATCGCCTGGCTTTGCGTCTGTGGCTTGTGGATCGAAAGAGAAGCCGCCGTCGTCCGCTGATACCGCGTAGTCTTTATCTTCGACAATATATTCGCGCTCGATCGTTTCCTGGGCGTCCTCAGCTTCGGCGGCCATGTCGTCAGCCACGCGATAAGCAATATCGACATCTTCGTTTAGTTTGGCGGCGTAGATTCCGAGAGCCGCGTTGCCTGCGAGTGATAGGCCGAGGATGGCCGTTAAGAGCTTCGTTTTATTCATCGTCATTACCTCCGTATTTGTTTGCGATTAAATAGCCGAGACACGTAAGCGCCGTATTGAAGCCGATCTGATACGCTTTGCCGGCGTCTTTAAACGTCGCAACAGGGCGTTGGTATAGATCGAGAAGCTGGTCGGTCTGCTGCGGCTTCAGCGGCGGTGTGTCCGACCACAAGCGTTTTATATAAAGCGTCATTACCGATTCCTCCTCGATCTAAAGAATAGAAGCGCGATAAAAACGACGGCTGAGCCGAGTCCGACGCAGTCCAGGACGGAAAGCCGGCCGAAATTCATATCCGCAATCCAGGCGAGCAAGACGACGATTAACAAAATTTCCGTGGTATCAATTCGTTTCATTCGTGTTATAATTGATTGACAAGGGGCGCAATGCCTCTCGTAGCTTATGTTCGGCGACGGTGCTTCTTGGTCGGAGGCCGTCGCTCTTTACTTTCGGATTCCTTTCGCATCTTCCGGATTTCTAAGACGATTTTTAGAATTCCGAGCCAAGTTGCGATGATTGCCGAAAGCTTCATTACGGTGTCAATCAATTACGTTCACCTCCTTTCGTTACCTTAATTATACGATATCGCATAACGAATGTCAATCGTATTTGCGAAAATTTATTCGTTATCGTATAATCGAATTATCAAAACGAGGTGAGTACGGATGAAAATAACGGTAAGACCGCGACTGTCGGAAGTAATGAACGCGAAAGGGTGGAGGCAAATTCCGTTGTCTGAAGCGTCAGGAGTTCCGCAAGGCAGCATAAGCCGGTTCGATAAGAACGAAAGGCATCTCGATTGGCACGTTTTTGCCCTTGCGCGAACACTCGGCGTAGGTGTCGAGGAGTTATTCGAGGTGAAGATCGAAGACGCTGACGAATAGGTTGGCGTCTATTTCTTCGTGTTGGTATCGTATATTTATACGTTTATATGAATGATAATGCGGACAATCTAGCGGTGAGATGTCGGATGATTATCGTTAAATTCTCAATTAGAATAACGTAATTGATAATGAACACGATCTTATTCGCACAAATCGGCTAAAAACACGACTTTATTCGCACAACCGAAAACAGGGTTCGTGCTTAAAGCCGCAAGGGATACAGCGTTTTTCAGTCCGCAATCACTTCTTAGTCTTCTGAATCCGAAGACTAGCGGGAACTACGTTTCACTCCGTCCCGCAGAAACGCAATCATGTATATTGTATAAATAATTATATCGCGATAAAGGCCTTAATAATATCCGCGGACACGGAGGAGCGTAAGCGACGGAGTGGACGCTAGGGTTTAAAACTTACGAAAATATTCCGTTACTATATCAACTTTTACATGCGTAGCTGTCTATACGTTATGAGAAGGACGCTACAACTACGGAATAACAACAGGCACTAGCCGCACACTTGGCGTCCTTTTAGTACATATTGCGGCGATATAAACGGAGGTGTTCTCGTATGAAATACGCAGTCTTCAGCGACTATTGCGACGCAGGCCAAGCGATCTACGACAATTACGAAGATGCTCTCGCTGATTTCGAAGAACGGACCACTAACAAATCCTATAACGGTGTTGATGCGTACATTTGCGGAGTTATTGACTACTACAAAGCGGAAGAGCGTAACGATTTTCACGCACAAATCACACGAAATTAGACGTTTTAGTATTCTCCGAGGGTATTCGGTAGGGTGACGGTTAGAAGCGCTAATTTCGTGTGAATTCGAAGGGAGGGACGTAAGGGTGGCGAAATACAAGAAAAAGCCGGTTGTAGTTGAGGCGTTTAAATATGGCGCACCATGGCCGGATTGGTTCCACGACAAAGTAACGAGTAATGACGTTATTACACATGCGGCGTATGAAAGCGGAAGCCCGTTTGAACGAAATACCGGTCTTTGGTGCGAAATTAAAACGCTAGAAGGCGTTATGATCGCTAAAGAAGGCGACTATATTATTCGCGGAGTAGAAGGCGAGCTGTACCCGTGTAAACCGGATATTTTCGAAAAGACTTACGAAAGAGTTGACGAATAAAACGCAATCAGAACGAGGGCGATCCGAATAGGGGTCGCTCTTTTTGTGCTTGCGATAAATAAGCCGGAGCGCCTCTCAACGATGCGGACCCAGCCCGGTGGATAATAAACGAAAAAGGAGACGATGTGAATGGCGGAATCAAAGCGCGAATCAATCGGCAAAATTAAAATCGACTTGGATGTGTCCGACGCGATAACCGGACTCAAGGCGGTCCAACGCGAGGCAAAGGCGGCGACTAAGGCGTTGGCTGAATTGCGGGAAGAACAGGCGAAGGGTCATCTAGCAGGGCGGTTATATATCGGCGAGGAGTATATTGCGCCTCCGGTCTATGTCGACGGTAAGAAGATCGAAGAGGCTAGTACGAAAATCTTCCGGAAGGGGGAGCGCTGATGTGCGGTAAAATAACCGTTAAACTTACCGCAGGCGATGAATACGACGAACAGCTCGATCAATTGCGCCAAGCCTTTTTCGCTCTGTCCGACGGCCCTGAACAAGAAGAGTGGCGACTCGCTCTCGTTGTAGGAAGGACCGTTAGCGAAGCCAAAACGATATGGAAACGGGTGAAAACGAACTATCCGAGCTAT
Coding sequences within it:
- a CDS encoding DUF1433 domain-containing protein translates to MKKYIIILLLLIIAGGGLFMKHQYDVKKEETVLFEKAKTKMTEYLHNEYKGIDTITYYDDYFIDPTGAITVEGYLNGDKSKEFDGLYDPASDKIGSSSVDAEEK
- a CDS encoding RNA ligase family protein, whose product is MFIWPMLLESAKEPFNSDDYITETKFDGIRLIASRNNGLIRLYTRHNNEVTAKFPELLTLDIPDETILDGELIVPGSTGAGDFEAVMERFQSRKSFYPIVFCVFDVLRIEGVSVTSKPLSERKELLAGLKLDHPNVKIVEGVRGHATDYFELVRENKIEGIVMKQANAPYAENKRSDRWLKIVNYEYTDVLISGLRKEDNALLLSYLDGQYAGIMEFMPYDARRKFHAERLIVEETEKYAYIEPIGCRVKHRFKTKNGLLRIPSFHEWR
- a CDS encoding helix-turn-helix domain-containing protein is translated as MKITVRPRLSEVMNAKGWRQIPLSEASGVPQGSISRFDKNERHLDWHVFALARTLGVGVEELFEVKIEDADE